The segment TTCTCGCGCTTGAGACGACACCGATGGTGGTGGAAGTACCAATTGTGAGCATTAAAGGCTCGCTCGTGGCTATCGGCTTTATAGCGGACTCGTCGCTGACTCCGACGACACGCTCGAGAAGCTGAGTCTTCATGACGAACTTATGCCATACGGGGGGCAAAAACCCGGGTTTGCCAGCGACCTGTCCCGCCAGCGCATCGCTCTTGGTCATAGCGGGATCAAGCTTGGTCCCCGCGGCTAAAAGGCCGCCGGGGGTGGCTTCCTCTACTACGTCACCGCCATAGACCAGCCTTGTGACGGTGGTACTGATCGGCTCCCAGGTGGTCTTACCTTCGAACTCGACCTTCCTTCCGGGCCTTATCTCTATGTCGTCCTTTATCTTGAAAGTGCCCTGGGACAGGGTACCGCCTAAGACTCCTCCGTTAAGCTTTTGCGGCGGAGTTCCCGGCCTGTTGACGTCAAATGACCTGGCTACCTGCATTATGCCCGGCTTGTCAAGGTCATGTTTCGGCGTCGGTATCTTTTCTTCGATGGTCTTGATGAGCACATCTATGTTAATGTTCTGCTGTGCCGATATGGGCACTATAGGGGCGTTTTCCGCGACTGTGCCCTTTACGAATTCCTTGATCTGGTTATAGTGCTTGATCGCATCTTCGCGGGATACTATGTCGATCTTATTCTGGGCTATAACTACATTTTTAATGCCAATGATATCAAGAGCCATGAGATGCTCTTTTGTCTGCGGCTGCGGGCACGTCTCGTTCGCAGCTATGACCAGCACTGCGCCGTCCATTATGGCCGCTCCCGAGAGCATGGTGGCCATCAGTGTCTCGTGACCCGGCGAGTCGACGAATGATACTGTCCTTAACTCCTCCATATCTTCAGAGCCGCATGCGGCGCATTTTTTGCCAGATGAATAGCATTCCGGCTCATCACAGTTCTTACATTTATAAAAAGTACAATCGGCATAACCAAGCCTTATTGATATGCCCCTTTTTAACTCTTCGCTGTGCGTGTCAGTCCACACGCCCGACAGAGCGCTTACCAGGGTGGTCTTACCATGGTCGACGTGGCCCACCATACCAATATTAATGACAGGTTGCGACAAATTCAATATCCTCCAGTTAAAATGATGATAAAGACGATGCTATAGATACAAGTATATTATTAATACACATTATTAATTTCATCGATTATCAATTACGCTCAAATTAGTATCACTTCTCATATAAGTACATTTACATTCTTACAGGCATGTTCCAGATGGATCTTTTTGGCGTTTGGCATTCTTCTCCGGTTGCTTGCGGGTTTATTATTTTAAATCAATTATTTTTTAAGTATTAAACATAGGTGATAGAATCTTAGTGTATTTTATCTTTAGCCCGATGGTTTATATTGTCATTGCCTTATCTGATTGTGATGTGACATGTTGTGCCTGGATATGGTGCATTTTTATCTCAAAGGCTAAAAGAGCTTCCCAAAGGACCCGGCGCTTTTTAAGAAATGTTCGGATCGCCGGTTTTCTTCGAGCCGTCGGGAATAAAAGGTCACCGTATCAAAACATTTTAATAAAACAAATGACCGGCCGGACTCGATATGTGGCCTGTCAAAAGAGTATATAACTCATAGTCTCATTATATATTCTGTTACGGCCTTGCGGAGCCGAAGATGGGATACGCCCGAAAGAGGGCGAATCTGGTCAAGATCTATTAAGGCCATATATAAACTGTGACCAGGAAATTATGAGGGAATAAAGATGAAGTCTATCATTTTTACACATTCCGATAGCGACGGCATTTGCAGCGGGGCGTTAGCGCTGGCCGCAAACAGGGACTCTCCCGTATTTTTCACCAACGCAGTGGCCATACTCTCGGACATTGAACAGGCGAGGGGCTTTGACCGTGTCATAATATGCGACATCGCAATTAACATCCCTGTAAGCAAGAAGCTAAAAGCGAAGATAGATGAGATCAGCGAAGAGTCCGAAGTAATATATATCGACCACCATCCTCTTCCTGAAGGTTTTGATGCCCCATGGCTGATCAGCGATGTGACTGCAAGTGCGTCGGAGCTCACCTTTTATCATTTCAAGAATGACCTCGACCCTAACATGAGCAGGGTGGCACTTTACGGCGCAATAGGCGACTACAGGGATAATACGGACAGGGTTTGCGACCTTGTTTCGGACTGGGACAAAAGAAGCCTGTATTATCAGGCAGGCACGCTTTCGCAGGGCATGGAAGTGGGGAGAAGGGACTACGACTTCAAGAGGGACATAGTAAGGCTGTTATCAGTGAATACGCTGCCTTCGGAGATCCCGGTGCTGGCGAAGAACGCCATCATATCCGCAAGAAAAGAGAATGAGCTGCGTGTCATGGTGGAGCGTGACGTGATCCGCATGAAAAACTTCTCCTACATGCTTAACCCTAACGGCTGCATGTCAAAGGCGGCCATATACGCCCGCGTATACGGCAGGACAACGGTCGGCCTGGCGGCAGAGTATCGTGAGCACAAGGACGTATACGATATCAGTGTCCGCGCAAAATGCTGTCCGGTGGATAAGCCTAACATTAACCTTAACCTCATAATCAGCCGGCTGACGGAGAACTACGGCGGCTCAGGCGGCGGACATCCGCTCGCAGCGGGCGGCAGGGTCCCGGCAAGCGCATTCAAGGAATTCCTTCTGGAACTTGATTCGGCGGTAGGCGAAGCGTTGGGAAACAAATAAAACTTAATATGGCATGCAAGGCATATCGTAACATATTAATACGAGAACAAACTAATTCAGGGCGGTGATTCAGCATGGGAAAGACCGGAAGCATTGAATGGGTCCAGATCAGGGGCAGAAAAGGTCAGATGAGGCTCGTACCCAAGGGCGACTCTCAAGCCAACAAGCCCGGACCGGGCCAGAGATATGACTCCAGGGGTTTCGTTCGTCGCGTCCTCTCAAGGACAAAGAAGAACGTACTTGGCGTCAAGTCCAAATCGAAGAAATAATCTTATTGATTTTTAATCGACAGGGCTTTTTTAGGCCCCGAACGGGGCCTGACAGATCCTTTTGGGGAAATATGGTAAGGCGAGGTTAACTTTTACCATTTTACTTATCCTTAGATCATTTTCACATATTATTATTAACATATTAATATCTAATTATTTTTATAATCACTTAGCGCATCCCGGCCTTTTTGATTTTTTTCTGAAACGCTCGCTTAATACCGCTTACTATACGATATTTAAGCAAGTATTCGTAAAATCGCTTGATTAGCTTTTGGTATATCCACGGTCAATTACTCTTCTGAATGTACCTACCATCCGGAGGAAATTGATGAAAAGGATAAATGTCTTGATAATCTTATTGATCATCGGATCATTGCTGATGGCTTCTTTTCCGGCGTATGCCAACACTTATAATCCGAGCAAGCCGGAAGTATATTTACAGGAATCGTTTGACGGGCATCAGAGCTGGGCTATCTATCCCTATCCGGGCGGATCTTCCTCTCCCATAAACACGGCGACAGAATATTTTTTGGTCGCTCCGGGGACATCGATCTACAGGAAAGTGATAATACATAATGCGCTGCCATATAACAGCTCTTTCACGATCTCGGTCACAGGGATAGACCCGTCATGGGTCAAGATCAGCTCGGCGAACGGGGTCACTTCTGTCATAACATCCGCTCTTTACTACCCGCTTCATTATCCTTCGATCAATACTCATCAAGGATATGCGAGCATAGTCATCACCCCTCCCGAGGGGACGCCTTCGGGCAATTACTCGTTTAACGTGGAAGTACGTTCCACCGTGGATCCGAATTATTATGACAGGTTTAACAGTGCCCAGATCTTAAGGGTCGGATATCCCGGTACCCCATCGCCGACACCAACACCGACCGTCACGGCCACTCCAACCCCTACACCTCTGCCTACACCGACTCCAACCCCTACCCCAGTGCCTACTCTAACGCCTACTCCGACTGCGACACCTCTCCCGCCTCAGGATGGCTATAGCGTAGATACGGTACAAAGATGGGCGAAGTATGACGGATACTTTGGCCTTATCGGCGGGGTCCTGATAAAGCCCGGCACAAGTGTCGAGCAGGGAATATACTTTAGAAACACAGGAACGTACACGGATTCTTATAATGTCTACATCGAAGGTATACCTGCCGAATGGTGTAAACTAACGTTATTCGGCACAGGAACTCTGTCTCCCGATCAGGGCTGCTATGGTAATGTGATAATAACTCCGGCCACCGGCGGAACATATGACTTCGCCGTAAAGGTGATATCTAACTCTTATCCCGGGGTTTTCGACACGGCGCAATATACAATGTATGTAGAGCAAACAGGCACGCCTACCGTGACACCTGTCCCAACGTCCACACCTACACCTACTCCGACGGCCACTCCTACTCCAACTCCTACTCCGTCGCCAACTCCGACGCCAACTCCGACGCCAACTCCGACGACAGATCCGTCCGAGCGAATAATAGATGGCGGATTTGAGAGCGGGTCCCTTGCAGGCTGGACATTGACCGGCGGCGATAATTACAAGAAGGATAAGATCGTGGTGGAGACCGATCGTTTCTATTCGGGAACACGGGGAATAGGTAGTACGACCGAACTATATTCAAGGATGGGATATATAGTTCCTTATATTAACAACCGGTACTCTTTTAGCTACTACTTCTATGTCGATCCGGCATATTCTGGAAGCATATGGGGAGGCGTGACCGCTAAGGCAGGCGATATAAACGATCTCACGTCTATGAGATGCATCGGTTATAACCATAAGACCGACAATATCGGACGGTTCGAGTGCCAGTTTTATGATTCCGCCGGCTTGCATTTTGCCGCTATAGGTCCTGCCCCGGTGACAAAAGGGTGGTATAAAGGCGTAATAACTTATCAAAATGGCAGAACGAAATACGAAATATGGGACACGTCAGGCAGGCTTATCGGTAGCTATGACATATCTGACACTTCATACGTCCCGCAGGCGGCCATTTTGAACATCGCTTCCACCGGTTACTATGCAGACGATGTCAGCTATAAGACTGGCTAGGGCTTGAAAAAGCCCTCCCTGTTTTATGTAAATCGGCATTCATAGATTTCATTTTTGAAAGCCTGTCTTTTTTTTATTTATTTAATTTTTATTTTATTTATTTTTTTAATATGTTTCTAATAAACTCAAATCCAAAATTTAAATATTTGACAGGGCTTGTGTCCGTTAATTTTTTTATTTTTATATTATTTTTTGCATAATTTTAGATATTAATAAAAAGCTTTAAGAAGGAAGCAGTACATTAATCATGCAACTCATAGAGATTATTCTGTATTCAGGGGATTCGTATGTCCAGGGCAGAAATATTGACGCAGTTAAAAACCGCCGAGGAAGAGGCTAAGCAGCGTATTGTCAGGTCCGAGGAAGAGGCCAGGCAGATCGTCGCCAACGCCAAAAAGGAGTCCTCGACTATCGTTGAATCAGCCAAAAGCAAAGCTGCGGCTGACGCACAGGACAAGATAAAGAAAGCCTCCGGGGAGATCGATGCTGAAGCCAACGCATTACGCGCAGAAGGCGAAAAGAGCGCATCCGCGCTAAAGGCATCCGCTAAAGGCAACGTCGGAGCCGCTACCAATTATCTTATGAAAGAGTTTGAGGGGTACATAGATGTTAGAGCCTCAAAGAATGGATAAGGTCCTTATAGTAGGGTCCAAAGAAGTAATGGAAACCACTATAAACACACTCCATGACATTAACCTCCTTCACATGGAGGACTACACTGAGGAAGAAGAATATTTTCGTATAGGCAAACCCCTGAAGAGCGCGACTTCATTATCTGAAAAGCTTTTAAAGCTACGTTCTATCAAGAGCTATCTAGGGACTAACGCTGGCAAATATTATCCGAAACAGTCCCGTGAAAAGGTCCTTAAAGACCTTGAGGCTAACCTCACTGCCCTTGAAAGCAGCGTCACTCAGAAGATGTCCGAAAAGAGCTCTTTGGAGTCCGAGCAAAAAGAGCTTGCTCACAGGGAAGAGCTGCTCAAGCCCTATGAAGCTCTCGGGCTGTCAGTGGACCTTCTCAGGGGATATGAAAATATTAACGTATACATCGGC is part of the Methanooceanicella nereidis genome and harbors:
- a CDS encoding DUF5350 domain-containing protein — its product is MGKTGSIEWVQIRGRKGQMRLVPKGDSQANKPGPGQRYDSRGFVRRVLSRTKKNVLGVKSKSKK
- a CDS encoding COG1470 family protein, with translation MKRINVLIILLIIGSLLMASFPAYANTYNPSKPEVYLQESFDGHQSWAIYPYPGGSSSPINTATEYFLVAPGTSIYRKVIIHNALPYNSSFTISVTGIDPSWVKISSANGVTSVITSALYYPLHYPSINTHQGYASIVITPPEGTPSGNYSFNVEVRSTVDPNYYDRFNSAQILRVGYPGTPSPTPTPTVTATPTPTPLPTPTPTPTPVPTLTPTPTATPLPPQDGYSVDTVQRWAKYDGYFGLIGGVLIKPGTSVEQGIYFRNTGTYTDSYNVYIEGIPAEWCKLTLFGTGTLSPDQGCYGNVIITPATGGTYDFAVKVISNSYPGVFDTAQYTMYVEQTGTPTVTPVPTSTPTPTPTATPTPTPTPSPTPTPTPTPTPTTDPSERIIDGGFESGSLAGWTLTGGDNYKKDKIVVETDRFYSGTRGIGSTTELYSRMGYIVPYINNRYSFSYYFYVDPAYSGSIWGGVTAKAGDINDLTSMRCIGYNHKTDNIGRFECQFYDSAGLHFAAIGPAPVTKGWYKGVITYQNGRTKYEIWDTSGRLIGSYDISDTSYVPQAAILNIASTGYYADDVSYKTG
- a CDS encoding translation initiation factor IF-2 subunit gamma; translation: MSQPVINIGMVGHVDHGKTTLVSALSGVWTDTHSEELKRGISIRLGYADCTFYKCKNCDEPECYSSGKKCAACGSEDMEELRTVSFVDSPGHETLMATMLSGAAIMDGAVLVIAANETCPQPQTKEHLMALDIIGIKNVVIAQNKIDIVSREDAIKHYNQIKEFVKGTVAENAPIVPISAQQNINIDVLIKTIEEKIPTPKHDLDKPGIMQVARSFDVNRPGTPPQKLNGGVLGGTLSQGTFKIKDDIEIRPGRKVEFEGKTTWEPISTTVTRLVYGGDVVEEATPGGLLAAGTKLDPAMTKSDALAGQVAGKPGFLPPVWHKFVMKTQLLERVVGVSDESAIKPIATSEPLMLTIGTSTTIGVVSSARKGEAEVKLKRPVCAEVGSRIAISRRIGARWRLIGVGVLTS
- the ahaH gene encoding ATP synthase archaeal subunit H, with the translated sequence MSRAEILTQLKTAEEEAKQRIVRSEEEARQIVANAKKESSTIVESAKSKAAADAQDKIKKASGEIDAEANALRAEGEKSASALKASAKGNVGAATNYLMKEFEGYIDVRASKNG
- a CDS encoding DHHA1 domain-containing protein yields the protein MKSIIFTHSDSDGICSGALALAANRDSPVFFTNAVAILSDIEQARGFDRVIICDIAINIPVSKKLKAKIDEISEESEVIYIDHHPLPEGFDAPWLISDVTASASELTFYHFKNDLDPNMSRVALYGAIGDYRDNTDRVCDLVSDWDKRSLYYQAGTLSQGMEVGRRDYDFKRDIVRLLSVNTLPSEIPVLAKNAIISARKENELRVMVERDVIRMKNFSYMLNPNGCMSKAAIYARVYGRTTVGLAAEYREHKDVYDISVRAKCCPVDKPNINLNLIISRLTENYGGSGGGHPLAAGGRVPASAFKEFLLELDSAVGEALGNK